In a genomic window of Candidatus Tumulicola sp.:
- a CDS encoding DUF4097 family beta strand repeat-containing protein encodes MRVRSTPLLLLVLAIVGCSDQAPYVTTVGLLNPGATMLIRSVGGTVSAFAPAAGQPRNRFTISATAEKGKTQTAPPKLRGGRDGLTVGVPQPVGSLLVRVPDGVALEIDSKNGDVHVTNITGSVRVRADKGDVQIMVRSYAQASVGDGNLSSTMGSIDWPGTLHYSIGHGDAEVWVNENAKFHVRLHTDNGMLFTDFNLRGTSQGRSETIDGDVNGGGTRSIDIETQAGAIRLLKLHPQA; translated from the coding sequence TTGAGAGTCCGTTCGACGCCGCTTCTTCTTCTCGTGCTGGCGATCGTGGGATGTTCCGATCAGGCACCATATGTAACGACCGTCGGCTTGCTTAATCCGGGCGCAACGATGTTGATCCGCTCCGTGGGCGGCACGGTCAGCGCCTTCGCCCCCGCCGCGGGACAGCCACGCAATCGCTTTACGATCAGCGCTACGGCGGAAAAGGGGAAGACCCAGACGGCCCCGCCGAAGCTGCGCGGCGGCCGCGACGGCTTGACGGTCGGCGTGCCGCAGCCGGTCGGATCGTTGTTGGTGCGCGTGCCCGATGGCGTGGCACTCGAGATCGACTCGAAGAACGGCGACGTGCACGTTACCAATATCACCGGCAGCGTTCGCGTGCGCGCCGACAAGGGCGACGTGCAAATCATGGTACGGTCGTACGCGCAAGCATCGGTCGGCGACGGGAATCTTTCATCGACGATGGGCTCGATCGATTGGCCGGGAACGTTGCACTACTCGATCGGTCATGGCGACGCCGAAGTATGGGTCAACGAGAACGCCAAGTTCCACGTACGCCTGCATACCGACAACGGAATGCTGTTTACAGACTTCAATCTTCGAGGCACGTCGCAAGGACGCTCGGAAACGATCGATGGAGACGTGAACGGTGGTGGCACGCGTTCGATCGATATCGAAACGCAAGCCGGCGCGATCCGTCTGTTAAAACTCCACCCGCAAGCGTAG
- a CDS encoding 2-dehydropantoate 2-reductase, which yields MDRVRPRVGIIGAGAMGTLFGYHLAASCDVTMLDQNTAVSQAIQRDGLQIDDRAPRAVSVAAEARDLYGSSVLFLFVKAVDTLRALRPFAGELDPASPVVSLQNGIGNETAIKTALGGSVPVILGITTESSLTIAPGRVHASHGGNSILGSNATSQATLRSVADLLLKSGLQASVVYDIRPHLWGKLVANCAINALSALLDCESGAIPRDRNAAQVAHALASEAAAVAAAQKIALPFSNAWDYVKEVIALGADAKSSMAFDLESGHPSEIDHINGAVVAYGRRSDTPTPVNETIVRLIKARESVLSRARL from the coding sequence ATGGATCGCGTCCGTCCTCGAGTCGGAATCATCGGCGCGGGTGCGATGGGCACGCTGTTTGGCTATCATTTGGCCGCTTCGTGCGACGTCACGATGCTCGATCAAAATACGGCGGTCAGCCAGGCGATCCAGCGCGACGGTTTACAGATCGACGATCGTGCGCCGCGAGCGGTATCGGTGGCCGCCGAGGCGCGCGACTTGTACGGCTCGAGCGTATTATTCTTATTCGTTAAAGCCGTCGATACGCTACGCGCATTGCGACCGTTCGCCGGCGAGCTCGATCCGGCATCGCCGGTCGTGTCGTTGCAGAACGGCATTGGCAACGAAACGGCGATCAAAACCGCGCTCGGCGGATCCGTGCCCGTAATTCTCGGGATCACTACTGAATCTTCGCTTACGATCGCGCCGGGACGCGTACATGCATCGCACGGCGGCAACTCCATTTTAGGTTCGAATGCGACGTCCCAAGCGACGCTTCGTTCGGTGGCCGACTTGCTGCTCAAGAGCGGGCTACAAGCCTCGGTGGTGTACGACATCCGGCCCCATCTGTGGGGCAAGCTGGTCGCGAACTGCGCGATCAATGCGCTGTCGGCGCTCCTCGATTGTGAATCCGGAGCGATTCCACGCGATCGCAACGCCGCGCAAGTCGCGCACGCGTTAGCATCCGAAGCGGCAGCCGTCGCCGCGGCGCAAAAAATCGCGTTGCCGTTTTCGAACGCCTGGGATTATGTGAAAGAAGTGATCGCGTTGGGCGCCGACGCGAAGAGTTCGATGGCGTTCGACTTAGAGTCGGGGCATCCGAGCGAAATCGATCACATCAACGGCGCGGTCGTCGCCTACGGACGCCGCAGCGACACGCCCACGCCGGTGAACGAAACGATCGTGCGACTAATCAAAGCACGAGAGTCGGTATTGTCTCGCGCGCGGCTCTAG
- a CDS encoding MlaD family protein, which translates to MTRQAQVGAFTLVALLFLFGVFYVITDFGTRSTGYQMGVHFRSAAGVTRGSLVYFSGVEIGSVDDIKLLDDNSVDVILSISHDVDIPQSSRFLIQAPLTGSPNVLIVPPVGLRPPFATLERSVLPVALQPQGTNSATVADLLDAGQGEVKKFDQLMSELQARTPKLLSSLQSTIDSANELAVSTKSSMQVLSQRLLALSASLETGLSAASNNVAQLTQTLNGAATTDSTKVSALLDQLNTTSLSLNKSMTALEGMATDPQLKANVLATTQNIATTTANLAALTKDLHNVTGDPKTQQQLRDTVANLDATMQRANSLLGELGGQSSVPGVDPNATPYPPTVPGASPYPVTPSGAAPAPAPTSAAHAKIANQLSTLSHSLVALQLRLSGLSVQQNPGLNPVMTRSQGPLGDINAIILPHASTSLMVGANSIGNNTTWNAVLLKGNSSNFTFGGGVLYSQIGVMGRANVIKGFGLETRVYDLTYPMIDLYGNIHVLKNGELFFGQRDMTHASRRNTAGFQYTF; encoded by the coding sequence ATGACCAGGCAGGCGCAGGTAGGCGCGTTTACGCTCGTCGCCCTCCTCTTTTTGTTCGGCGTGTTCTACGTCATCACCGATTTCGGAACGCGCAGCACGGGCTACCAGATGGGCGTGCATTTCCGCTCGGCTGCCGGCGTGACGCGCGGCTCGCTGGTCTATTTTAGCGGCGTCGAGATCGGCTCGGTCGACGACATCAAGCTGCTCGACGACAATTCCGTGGACGTCATCCTGTCCATCAGCCACGACGTCGACATCCCGCAATCGTCGCGCTTCCTGATCCAAGCGCCGCTGACGGGTTCGCCCAACGTCTTGATCGTGCCGCCGGTCGGTTTACGCCCGCCCTTCGCCACGCTCGAACGGAGCGTACTTCCCGTCGCACTACAGCCGCAAGGCACCAATAGCGCTACCGTCGCCGACCTGCTCGATGCGGGTCAAGGCGAAGTGAAGAAGTTCGATCAGCTGATGTCGGAGCTGCAAGCGCGTACGCCCAAACTGCTGAGCTCGCTGCAGTCGACGATCGATAGCGCCAATGAGTTGGCGGTTTCGACGAAGTCGTCGATGCAAGTGCTATCGCAACGATTGCTCGCGTTGAGTGCGAGTTTGGAGACCGGGCTGAGCGCCGCCAGCAACAATGTGGCGCAACTCACGCAAACGCTCAACGGCGCCGCGACCACCGATTCGACCAAGGTCTCCGCGTTACTCGATCAGTTGAACACGACGTCGCTGTCGCTCAACAAGTCGATGACGGCGCTCGAGGGTATGGCGACGGATCCGCAGCTCAAGGCCAACGTGTTGGCGACCACGCAAAACATCGCGACTACGACGGCCAACCTGGCAGCGCTTACCAAGGATCTACACAACGTCACTGGCGATCCAAAGACGCAACAGCAGTTACGCGATACGGTTGCCAATCTCGACGCGACGATGCAGCGAGCCAACTCGTTGCTGGGCGAACTGGGTGGCCAGAGTAGCGTTCCGGGCGTGGATCCCAATGCTACGCCGTATCCGCCGACCGTTCCGGGCGCGTCGCCCTATCCGGTGACGCCGAGCGGTGCCGCGCCTGCCCCGGCGCCGACGTCGGCCGCGCACGCCAAAATCGCCAATCAGCTTTCCACCTTATCGCACAGTCTGGTCGCACTCCAGCTGCGCCTGAGCGGACTGTCGGTGCAACAGAACCCGGGCTTGAATCCGGTGATGACCAGGAGCCAGGGACCGCTCGGCGACATCAATGCGATCATCTTGCCGCACGCCTCGACCAGTTTGATGGTCGGCGCCAACTCGATTGGCAACAACACGACATGGAACGCGGTGCTGCTCAAAGGCAACAGTTCGAATTTCACCTTCGGCGGCGGCGTGCTGTACTCGCAAATTGGGGTGATGGGCCGTGCCAACGTGATCAAGGGCTTTGGTCTGGAGACGCGCGTGTACGATCTTACGTACCCGATGATCGATCTCTACGGCAACATACACGTACTGAAGAATGGCGAGCTGTTCTTCGGCCAACGCGATATGACGCACGCCAGCCGGCGCAATACGGCCGGCTTTCAATACACGTTCTAG
- a CDS encoding ATP-binding cassette domain-containing protein, with product MPKPASNVIARLDDVSLSFGDRIVLKNCNLDIVEGAITCIVGLSGAGKSTILRLLDGLIRPSSGHVYLRGKDICHMTEEQLIPARRKISLAFQFAALLDSLTVGENVALPLQERGGMNDAQIRQTVMDSLDSVGLEHTFDNLPSELSGGMLKRAGFARAIVTTPDLVLYDEPTTGLDPVVTGLITNTIKKLRGKLNGTAVVISHDMDSIYAMADYVAMLFEGAVIACDTVEGIKNSINPIVQQFITGSQVGPIPI from the coding sequence ATGCCAAAGCCCGCATCGAACGTTATAGCCCGCCTCGACGACGTGTCGCTGTCGTTCGGCGATCGCATCGTGTTGAAGAACTGCAACCTCGACATCGTCGAGGGCGCGATTACGTGCATCGTCGGTTTGTCGGGTGCCGGCAAGTCGACGATCTTGCGCCTTCTCGACGGGCTTATTCGTCCGAGCTCCGGGCACGTGTACCTGCGCGGCAAAGACATCTGCCATATGACCGAGGAGCAACTCATCCCGGCCCGGCGAAAGATCAGCCTCGCCTTTCAGTTCGCGGCATTATTGGATAGTCTGACCGTCGGCGAAAACGTTGCCCTTCCGCTCCAGGAGCGGGGAGGCATGAACGACGCTCAAATCCGCCAGACGGTGATGGATTCGCTCGACAGCGTCGGATTGGAGCACACCTTCGATAACCTTCCGAGCGAGCTTTCGGGCGGCATGCTCAAACGCGCCGGGTTTGCGCGCGCCATCGTTACCACGCCGGATCTGGTGCTCTACGACGAGCCGACAACCGGATTGGACCCGGTCGTGACCGGGCTCATTACAAATACCATCAAAAAGTTGCGCGGCAAGCTGAACGGGACGGCGGTCGTTATCTCGCACGACATGGATTCCATCTACGCCATGGCCGATTACGTGGCGATGCTGTTCGAGGGCGCCGTGATCGCCTGCGACACGGTCGAGGGTATCAAGAACTCGATTAATCCTATCGTACAACAGTTTATTACGGGCTCGCAGGTGGGGCCCATCCCCATCTAG
- a CDS encoding ABC transporter permease, producing MMRMLDRVGRATINFFEYAGGLTLLSVESAGFIVRLRVRFNETIAQAYLLGVQSTIIVLLTSLFTGMVISLESAQQAVQYGVGNLVGGAVAYGSVRELGPMLTAVVVAGRVGAAIAAEIGSMVVTEQIEALRSMGIEPARYLVVPRLLALLLMLPLLTIFADVISIVGGGWIAQTYAHISVDTFIASVRQTIGISDVLKGLVKTFVFAIIIAMIGAYQGLTTKGGAAGVGVSTTGAVVLAIIMIFISNFTLSFLLFGG from the coding sequence ATGATGCGCATGCTCGACCGCGTGGGTCGAGCCACCATCAACTTCTTCGAGTACGCCGGCGGCCTGACGTTGCTGTCGGTCGAGTCGGCCGGATTCATCGTTCGGCTGCGCGTGCGCTTCAATGAAACGATCGCACAGGCATATCTGTTGGGCGTTCAATCGACGATCATCGTATTACTGACGTCGCTCTTTACCGGCATGGTGATTTCGCTCGAATCGGCCCAACAGGCCGTGCAGTACGGCGTCGGCAATTTGGTCGGCGGCGCGGTCGCGTACGGGTCGGTTCGCGAGCTGGGACCGATGCTGACGGCGGTGGTCGTCGCCGGACGGGTCGGTGCTGCGATTGCGGCCGAGATCGGCTCGATGGTGGTGACCGAACAAATCGAGGCTCTGCGCTCGATGGGCATCGAGCCGGCGCGTTATTTGGTAGTGCCGCGGCTCCTCGCGTTGTTGTTGATGCTGCCGCTCTTAACGATTTTTGCCGATGTGATTTCGATCGTCGGCGGCGGCTGGATCGCGCAAACCTACGCACATATATCGGTCGACACGTTCATCGCTTCGGTCCGCCAGACGATCGGTATCAGCGACGTGCTCAAGGGTCTGGTCAAAACGTTCGTCTTCGCGATCATCATCGCGATGATCGGTGCCTATCAGGGTTTGACGACCAAGGGGGGCGCCGCGGGCGTCGGCGTTTCGACGACCGGTGCCGTTGTGCTGGCGATCATCATGATCTTTATCTCGAACTTCACGCTCTCATTCTTGCTGTTCGGAGGGTAA
- the rph gene encoding ribonuclease PH, with protein MQRADGRKPDELRPVDIVPGFLKYAEGSALVSFGNTRVLCAATLEDRVPPWMKGRGTGWVTAEYAMLPRATQDRTQRESSKGRIGGRTHEIQRIIGRALRAITDMSKLGERTLWIDCDVIQADGGTRTAAVTGAYVALHLALQTMFDRTDRVRWPLSSAVAAVSVGMVGGRTLLDLAYEEDSRAEVDMNVFMTQAGRFVEIQGTAEAEPFDRRQFDGMLDLAEGGIRQLFALQSQAVGDGG; from the coding sequence GTGCAGCGCGCCGACGGGCGGAAGCCCGACGAACTCCGGCCGGTCGACATCGTGCCGGGATTCCTGAAGTATGCCGAAGGCAGCGCGTTGGTGAGCTTCGGTAACACTCGCGTGCTGTGCGCCGCGACGCTGGAAGATCGCGTACCACCTTGGATGAAGGGCCGCGGCACCGGCTGGGTGACGGCCGAATATGCGATGTTGCCGCGTGCTACGCAAGACCGCACGCAACGCGAATCGTCAAAGGGCCGCATTGGCGGACGCACCCACGAGATTCAGCGCATCATCGGTCGCGCGCTACGCGCCATCACCGATATGAGTAAGCTCGGCGAGCGCACCTTGTGGATCGACTGCGACGTGATTCAGGCCGACGGCGGTACGCGCACCGCGGCCGTTACCGGCGCCTACGTGGCTCTCCATCTCGCCTTGCAAACGATGTTCGACCGCACGGACCGCGTGCGTTGGCCGTTATCGAGCGCGGTGGCTGCGGTCAGCGTCGGGATGGTCGGCGGACGTACGCTCTTGGATCTGGCCTATGAGGAGGACAGCCGGGCCGAAGTCGACATGAACGTGTTCATGACGCAAGCCGGGCGCTTCGTAGAGATTCAGGGTACGGCCGAAGCCGAACCGTTCGATCGCCGTCAGTTCGACGGCATGTTGGATTTGGCCGAGGGCGGCATACGCCAGCTGTTTGCACTGCAATCGCAAGCGGTCGGCGATGGCGGCTGA
- the glmS gene encoding glutamine--fructose-6-phosphate transaminase (isomerizing), whose protein sequence is MCGIVGYIGPKDSVPIILDALGRLEYRGYDSAGIAVIDADGKLAGSKAEGKLSRLAERLSNGESLQGSVGIGHTRWATHGRPSDANAHPHLDCSAAIAVVHNGIIENYSPLRARLLEAGHKFNSETDTEVLAHLIETHLRDDPGAGLVGAVRRTLGDVRGAYALGVISSDDPEHLVFARNGASPLVIGIGEGEMFVASDTPAILPYTRKEIILQEGEIAVVGSDGYTLTAYDGRPIHRDPITVTWDASSAEKSGYKHFMLKEVFEQPSVIHETLAGRIDSAGDVHLGRELGSISEDYLRSISKIAVTGCGTAYHAGLVGMYLLRSLVGLPIEPELASEFRYGDPVIDPSALVIAMSQSGETADTIEAVRIAKQKGSAVLGICNVLGSHLSRLADGTLYTRGGPEIGVAASKTYASQVTAMTLLALYLARLRGTTPIERLREIAEGTKLLPAAVDVVLDTSPQIRKVAKSIRKSRSVLFLGRFVNFPTALEGALKLKEISYIHAEGYPAGEMKHGPIALLDSTVPVVGIMTEDRVREKMLSNLMESKAREAPIIVVANYGDEDAAAIADHVFWVPKVDELLSPIVNVIPLQLLAYHIADIEGKDVDQPRNLAKTVTVE, encoded by the coding sequence ATGTGCGGCATCGTCGGGTACATCGGCCCGAAGGACAGCGTCCCGATCATTCTCGACGCGCTCGGACGCCTCGAATATCGCGGCTACGATAGCGCGGGCATAGCGGTCATCGACGCCGACGGCAAACTTGCCGGCTCGAAGGCCGAGGGCAAGCTGTCGCGTTTAGCCGAGCGTCTGAGCAATGGGGAGTCGCTGCAAGGCAGCGTCGGCATCGGACACACGCGCTGGGCGACGCACGGCCGTCCGTCGGATGCCAACGCGCATCCTCATTTGGATTGCAGTGCGGCGATCGCCGTCGTGCACAACGGCATCATCGAGAATTACTCGCCGTTGCGGGCGCGCCTGCTCGAGGCCGGCCACAAGTTCAATAGCGAGACCGACACCGAAGTTCTGGCGCACCTCATCGAAACGCATCTGCGCGACGATCCCGGCGCCGGATTGGTCGGCGCGGTGCGCCGCACGTTGGGAGACGTGCGTGGAGCGTACGCGCTGGGCGTCATCTCGAGCGACGACCCCGAGCATCTGGTATTCGCACGCAACGGCGCCAGCCCGCTGGTAATCGGCATCGGCGAAGGCGAGATGTTCGTCGCGTCCGATACGCCGGCTATTCTGCCGTACACGCGAAAAGAGATCATTCTCCAAGAAGGCGAGATTGCGGTCGTCGGCAGCGACGGCTACACCCTCACTGCCTATGACGGACGGCCGATCCATCGCGACCCGATCACCGTGACGTGGGACGCATCGTCGGCCGAAAAGAGCGGTTACAAACACTTCATGCTCAAAGAAGTGTTCGAGCAGCCGTCGGTCATTCACGAGACGCTGGCCGGTCGCATCGATAGTGCCGGCGACGTGCATCTCGGGCGCGAGCTCGGGAGCATCAGCGAAGACTATCTGCGCAGCATCAGCAAGATCGCCGTTACCGGCTGCGGCACGGCCTATCACGCCGGTCTGGTCGGTATGTACCTGTTGCGTTCGCTGGTGGGCCTACCGATCGAGCCCGAACTCGCCAGCGAGTTTCGCTACGGCGATCCGGTCATCGATCCGAGCGCACTGGTAATCGCGATGTCGCAATCCGGCGAAACGGCCGACACGATCGAAGCGGTTCGTATTGCCAAACAAAAGGGCAGCGCCGTGCTCGGCATCTGTAACGTGCTGGGATCGCATCTGAGCCGTCTGGCCGACGGAACGCTGTACACCCGCGGCGGACCCGAAATCGGCGTGGCAGCGTCCAAGACCTACGCCTCGCAAGTGACCGCGATGACGCTGTTGGCACTGTATTTGGCGCGCCTGCGCGGCACGACTCCGATCGAGCGGCTGCGGGAAATCGCGGAAGGTACGAAGTTGCTGCCCGCGGCGGTCGACGTCGTGCTCGACACCTCGCCGCAAATCCGTAAGGTCGCGAAATCGATTCGGAAGTCGCGCAGCGTGTTGTTCCTCGGACGATTCGTCAACTTCCCGACCGCGCTGGAAGGCGCGCTCAAACTCAAGGAAATTTCGTACATCCACGCCGAGGGCTATCCGGCCGGTGAAATGAAGCACGGCCCAATTGCGTTGCTCGACTCCACGGTGCCGGTTGTCGGCATCATGACCGAGGATCGCGTGCGGGAGAAGATGCTGTCGAACCTGATGGAGTCAAAGGCACGAGAAGCGCCCATCATCGTGGTCGCAAACTACGGCGACGAGGATGCGGCCGCAATCGCCGACCACGTCTTCTGGGTGCCGAAGGTCGACGAACTGTTGTCGCCGATCGTCAACGTCATTCCGCTGCAGCTGCTGGCGTATCACATCGCCGACATTGAAGGCAAGGACGTCGACCAGCCCCGCAATCTCGCAAAAACCGTTACCGTCGAATAG
- the rpoZ gene encoding DNA-directed RNA polymerase subunit omega, producing the protein MKKSAFGDLDSLLVHADSKFSLVNIATKRARQLNNWIRVQQLPTTERREYFASEPLVDKDSINPNKAVSIALDEIAEGKIAYHRTREGIK; encoded by the coding sequence ATGAAAAAATCAGCCTTCGGCGATCTCGATTCGCTGCTGGTCCACGCCGACTCGAAGTTCAGCTTAGTCAATATCGCGACCAAACGTGCACGTCAGTTAAATAATTGGATCCGCGTCCAGCAGTTGCCGACGACCGAGCGGCGCGAGTATTTCGCCAGCGAGCCATTGGTAGACAAAGACTCGATCAACCCGAACAAGGCCGTTTCGATCGCGCTCGACGAAATCGCCGAAGGCAAGATCGCATACCATCGCACGCGCGAAGGCATCAAGTAA
- the gmk gene encoding guanylate kinase: MIVGPGLLFVVSGPSGAGKDTLVEALLSKLPRLRYSISATTRAPRPGERDGEHYFFVTMEEFERRRDGGAMLETREYNGNLYGTPRDYIEQTVAMGDDVIIKPEVNGALAIKAAYPDAVLIFLVPSRFSHLRERLLARRTETNDEIASRLAIAHREMESIRRFDYIVVNEQDRQNDAEYDLEAILRAERFRIHRYSDDSLNQVRRS; encoded by the coding sequence GTGATCGTCGGGCCGGGGCTACTGTTTGTGGTGTCCGGCCCTTCGGGTGCCGGTAAGGACACGCTCGTCGAAGCGCTCCTGAGCAAGTTGCCGCGGCTTCGCTATTCGATTTCAGCCACCACTCGGGCTCCGCGCCCGGGCGAACGCGACGGGGAACACTATTTCTTCGTTACGATGGAAGAGTTCGAACGGCGCCGCGACGGCGGAGCGATGCTCGAGACGCGCGAGTATAACGGCAACCTTTACGGCACCCCGCGCGATTACATCGAGCAGACGGTGGCGATGGGTGACGACGTCATTATCAAGCCCGAGGTCAACGGTGCGCTCGCCATCAAGGCAGCATATCCGGACGCAGTGCTGATCTTTCTCGTTCCGAGCCGTTTCTCGCATTTGCGCGAACGGTTGCTCGCGCGGCGAACGGAAACGAACGACGAGATCGCGAGCCGTCTGGCAATCGCGCACCGAGAGATGGAGTCGATCCGGCGATTCGACTACATCGTGGTCAACGAACAAGACCGCCAGAACGATGCGGAGTACGATTTGGAGGCGATCCTCCGAGCCGAACGCTTTCGCATCCACCGGTACAGCGATGACTCGCTGAATCAGGTGCGACGCTCCTAG
- a CDS encoding NFACT RNA binding domain-containing protein, translating to MVTDWLLVRRLGRELEARLRGGKVTDAGLLPDGRTAIVLRRGPNARLLVFDPFGSPPAVTIEDGELGILAEPGFVRALATSLRGTVLTAVKARHGDRVLRCTFSSRSRFGVGDEFDVYAELVPRFGNIIMTKGEKVVAAAKEFSPAENTRRSVQAGLPYELPPLPPNAGSMPRTLSAAGVTGETFERAVAEPDNGDLYVYREDGALVQAHIVPLPSLAGANCSRESSLLDVLAEWRRERAAGGTRQTESRRRAALIKRLRERAAKLEGELGSLDSKRRQSGERDVLRTEGDTIYGTLYELAPELHDEAKDRAANLFARYKKLGAALPHIERRETDVRAALEAVDALAWEAERAAPEDVPDVEAAAAQLDGRNVRKNAAPPARKRKRALLEFRTEAGSRIVVGRSPTENADVTFRIARPNDLWFHTRGIPGAHVVLARDDREEPSSDDVQAAASLAAFYSKAKNSGSVAVDYTLRKHVRKQQNGAPGLVWYTHASTVTVAPMDSLHR from the coding sequence GTGGTTACCGATTGGCTGCTGGTCCGACGTCTCGGACGCGAGCTCGAAGCCCGACTGCGCGGCGGAAAAGTAACGGATGCCGGTTTGCTGCCGGATGGCCGGACGGCAATCGTGCTTCGTCGTGGCCCGAACGCTCGATTGCTCGTCTTCGATCCGTTCGGTTCGCCGCCGGCGGTCACGATCGAAGACGGCGAGCTGGGCATTCTGGCCGAGCCCGGGTTCGTGCGGGCGTTGGCGACGTCGCTGCGCGGCACCGTACTCACAGCTGTGAAGGCGCGCCACGGAGATCGCGTGCTTCGCTGCACCTTCTCCTCGCGGTCGCGCTTCGGCGTCGGCGACGAGTTCGACGTGTACGCCGAATTAGTGCCGCGATTCGGCAACATTATTATGACGAAAGGCGAGAAGGTCGTCGCCGCCGCCAAGGAATTTTCACCGGCAGAAAACACCCGGCGTAGCGTACAGGCCGGCCTGCCGTACGAGTTGCCGCCACTCCCGCCCAACGCCGGATCGATGCCGCGGACACTGAGCGCGGCCGGCGTTACCGGCGAAACCTTCGAACGAGCCGTCGCCGAACCGGACAACGGCGACCTCTACGTATACCGCGAGGATGGAGCGCTGGTGCAAGCCCACATCGTACCGCTGCCGTCGCTTGCCGGCGCGAACTGCTCTCGTGAATCGTCCTTGCTCGACGTGCTGGCCGAATGGCGCCGCGAGCGCGCGGCCGGCGGAACGCGTCAAACGGAGTCTCGCCGCCGCGCCGCGCTGATCAAACGTTTGCGCGAACGCGCCGCAAAACTAGAGGGCGAACTCGGGTCGCTGGATTCCAAGCGGCGCCAATCCGGCGAACGTGATGTGCTCCGAACCGAAGGCGACACGATTTACGGCACGTTATACGAACTCGCGCCGGAACTGCACGACGAGGCAAAAGATCGCGCGGCCAACCTCTTCGCGCGCTATAAGAAGCTCGGCGCGGCATTGCCGCATATCGAACGGCGTGAAACAGACGTGCGCGCCGCATTGGAAGCCGTCGACGCGCTGGCATGGGAAGCCGAACGCGCCGCTCCCGAGGACGTTCCCGATGTCGAAGCCGCTGCTGCCCAGCTCGACGGACGCAACGTGCGGAAAAACGCCGCACCTCCGGCGCGCAAACGGAAACGAGCACTGCTCGAGTTTCGCACGGAGGCCGGTTCGCGCATCGTGGTCGGCCGTTCGCCAACCGAAAACGCCGACGTAACGTTTCGCATCGCGCGTCCGAACGATCTCTGGTTCCATACGCGCGGCATACCGGGCGCGCACGTCGTGCTCGCTCGTGACGACCGAGAGGAGCCGTCGAGCGACGACGTGCAGGCCGCGGCGTCGTTAGCCGCATTCTATTCGAAAGCGAAAAATAGCGGTAGCGTTGCGGTCGACTACACGTTGCGCAAACACGTCCGTAAACAACAGAACGGAGCGCCTGGACTCGTCTGGTACACGCACGCGTCCACGGTTACCGTGGCGCCGATGGATTCGTTGCACCGCTGA
- a CDS encoding S-adenosylmethionine:tRNA ribosyltransferase-isomerase: MAKAIATAPEHGGRTIERGGALRAYEEAVRKRYRFFSFGDAMLVRRNGLEV; this comes from the coding sequence GTGGCGAAAGCGATCGCGACTGCGCCCGAGCACGGTGGACGAACCATCGAACGCGGGGGCGCGCTCCGTGCATACGAAGAAGCGGTCCGGAAACGGTATCGCTTTTTCTCGTTCGGCGACGCAATGCTCGTTCGCCGGAATGGCCTCGAAGTCTGA